One Sphaerisporangium krabiense DNA segment encodes these proteins:
- the coaBC gene encoding bifunctional phosphopantothenoylcysteine decarboxylase/phosphopantothenate--cysteine ligase CoaBC, with amino-acid sequence MNTQASAGPSVVLGVGAGIAAYKACELLRLFTESGHDVRVVPTRDALRFVGEPTWAALSGNPVTSEVWESVHEVPHVRIGQAADLVVVAPATADILARAAHGLAGDLLTNTLLTARCPVVFAPAMHTEMWEHPATRANVATLRERGCLVIDPAVGRLTGADTGRGRLPDPAAIFEVCRGVLSGRGADLAGRHVVVSAGGTREAIDPVRFIGNRSSGLQGYALARTAVARGACVTLVAANVALPDPAGATVVRVESALALREAVLEAAGSADAVVMAAAVADFRPAARSDSKIKKSSADPEPIHLTKNPDILAELCDLRRAGRRPWPEVIAGFAAETDDVLANGQAKLARKGCDLLVVNQVGENLAFGTPDNAAVILVAGGDPVEVPRGPKEGLADVVWDLVAARLA; translated from the coding sequence ATGAACACCCAGGCCTCCGCCGGGCCGAGCGTCGTTCTCGGTGTGGGCGCGGGCATCGCGGCGTACAAGGCCTGCGAGCTGCTGCGGCTGTTCACCGAGTCGGGCCACGACGTCCGCGTCGTCCCCACGCGGGACGCTCTGCGGTTCGTCGGCGAGCCCACCTGGGCCGCCCTCTCCGGCAACCCCGTGACCAGCGAGGTCTGGGAGTCCGTCCACGAGGTGCCGCACGTCCGCATCGGGCAGGCGGCCGACCTGGTGGTGGTCGCGCCCGCCACGGCCGACATCCTCGCCAGGGCCGCGCACGGCCTCGCCGGTGACCTGCTCACCAACACCCTGCTGACCGCCCGCTGCCCGGTCGTCTTCGCCCCGGCGATGCACACCGAGATGTGGGAGCACCCCGCCACCCGCGCCAACGTCGCCACCCTGCGCGAGCGCGGCTGCCTGGTCATCGACCCCGCCGTAGGGCGGCTGACCGGCGCCGACACCGGCCGGGGGCGCCTGCCGGACCCCGCCGCGATCTTCGAGGTCTGCCGCGGTGTCCTGTCCGGCCGCGGGGCCGACCTGGCGGGCCGCCACGTCGTCGTCTCCGCCGGCGGCACCCGCGAGGCCATCGACCCGGTGCGGTTCATCGGCAACCGGTCCTCGGGCCTGCAGGGGTACGCGCTGGCGCGCACGGCCGTCGCGCGCGGCGCCTGCGTCACGCTGGTGGCCGCCAACGTGGCGCTGCCCGATCCGGCGGGCGCCACGGTGGTGCGGGTGGAGTCCGCGCTCGCCCTGCGGGAGGCCGTCCTCGAGGCCGCGGGGAGCGCCGACGCGGTGGTGATGGCGGCGGCGGTCGCCGACTTCCGGCCCGCCGCGCGCAGCGACTCCAAGATCAAGAAGTCGTCGGCGGATCCCGAACCCATTCATCTCACGAAAAATCCGGACATCCTCGCCGAGTTGTGCGACCTGCGCCGCGCGGGGCGCCGGCCCTGGCCCGAGGTCATCGCCGGATTCGCCGCCGAGACCGACGACGTCCTCGCCAACGGTCAGGCCAAGCTCGCCCGCAAGGGCTGCGACCTGCTCGTCGTCAACCAGGTCGGCGAGAACCTCGCCTTCGGCACCCCCGACAACGCCGCCGTGATCCTCGTCGCGGGCGGCGACCCGGTCGAGGTGCCGCGCGGCCCCAAGGAGGGGCTGGCCGACGTCGTCTGGGACCTCGTGGCCGCCCGCCTCGCCTGA
- the carA gene encoding glutamine-hydrolyzing carbamoyl-phosphate synthase small subunit, with amino-acid sequence MTRPTPAVLVLEDGRAFHGTSYGAEGETFGEMVFATGMTGYQETLTDPSYHGQIVAMTAPHIGNTGVNDEDPESSRIWVAGYVVREPARVASNWRSRRSLDEELRRQGVVGIAMPGTRALTRHLRERGAMRAGVFTGPAAPVEELAERVRTSPAMVGADLAKQVSTAEPYVVPAHGVKRFTVAAIDLGIKAMTPYRMAERGCEVHVLPATATAADVLALDPDGVFLSNGPGDPAAADYAVETLTGVLEARRPVFGICFGNQILGRALGLGTYKLRYGHRGVNQPVQDRRTGKVDISAHNHGFAVQAPLDGPFDTPYGRGEVSHVNLNDGCVEGLRLLDYPAFSVQYHPEAAAGPHDAAGLFDEFCALMAGGATGTKGEERGNG; translated from the coding sequence ACTCCGGCGGTCCTCGTGCTGGAGGACGGCCGCGCCTTCCACGGCACCTCCTACGGCGCCGAGGGGGAGACCTTCGGCGAGATGGTCTTCGCCACGGGCATGACCGGATACCAGGAGACCCTGACCGACCCGTCCTACCACGGCCAGATCGTGGCGATGACCGCCCCGCACATCGGCAACACCGGCGTCAACGACGAGGACCCGGAGTCCTCGCGGATCTGGGTGGCCGGGTACGTCGTGCGCGAGCCGGCGCGGGTCGCCTCCAACTGGCGCTCGCGCCGCTCCCTGGACGAGGAGCTGCGCCGCCAGGGCGTGGTCGGCATCGCCATGCCCGGCACCCGCGCGCTCACCCGCCACCTGCGCGAGCGCGGCGCGATGCGCGCCGGCGTGTTCACCGGGCCCGCGGCCCCGGTCGAGGAGCTGGCCGAGCGCGTGCGCACCAGCCCCGCGATGGTCGGCGCCGACCTGGCCAAGCAGGTCTCCACGGCCGAGCCGTACGTCGTGCCCGCCCACGGCGTCAAGCGGTTCACGGTCGCGGCGATCGACCTCGGCATCAAGGCGATGACGCCGTACCGCATGGCCGAGCGCGGCTGCGAGGTGCACGTGCTGCCCGCCACCGCGACCGCCGCCGACGTGCTGGCCCTCGACCCCGACGGGGTGTTCCTGTCCAACGGCCCCGGAGACCCGGCCGCCGCGGACTACGCCGTGGAGACGCTGACCGGGGTGCTGGAGGCCCGCAGGCCGGTGTTCGGCATCTGCTTCGGCAACCAGATCCTGGGCCGGGCGCTCGGCCTCGGCACCTACAAGCTCCGCTACGGCCACCGGGGCGTCAACCAGCCCGTCCAGGACCGCCGGACCGGCAAGGTGGACATCTCCGCCCACAACCACGGCTTCGCGGTCCAGGCGCCGCTGGACGGCCCGTTCGACACCCCGTACGGGCGCGGCGAGGTGAGCCACGTGAACCTCAACGACGGCTGCGTCGAGGGGCTGCGCCTGCTCGACTACCCGGCGTTCAGCGTGCAGTACCACCCCGAGGCCGCCGCGGGCCCGCACGACGCCGCGGGCCTGTTCGACGAGTTCTGCGCCCTGATGGCGGGCGGCGCCACGGGCACGAAGGGGGAGGAGCGGGGCAATGGCTAA
- the mihF gene encoding integration host factor, actinobacterial type — protein MALPPLTPEQRAAALEKAAKARKERAEVKNRLKHGAVSLAEVLKDGQTDDVIGKMKVSALLESLPGVGKVRAKQLMERLGIAESRRVRGLGANQRAALEREFGGAES, from the coding sequence GTGGCTCTTCCTCCCCTGACCCCCGAGCAGCGCGCCGCAGCCCTGGAGAAGGCTGCCAAAGCCCGCAAAGAGCGTGCCGAGGTCAAGAACCGGCTCAAGCACGGCGCGGTTTCTCTGGCTGAGGTGCTGAAGGATGGTCAGACCGACGACGTCATCGGCAAGATGAAGGTGTCGGCACTTTTGGAGTCGCTCCCCGGCGTGGGCAAGGTCCGCGCCAAGCAGCTGATGGAGAGGCTCGGTATCGCCGAGTCCCGCCGCGTGCGGGGTCTCGGCGCGAACCAGCGGGCCGCTCTGGAGCGCGAGTTCGGCGGCGCCGAGAGCTGA
- a CDS encoding dihydroorotate dehydrogenase electron transfer subunit, protein MKETAGTPVQVTGTVLTTRRVDAYHALTVVAPGIAERFRPGHFVSVAVGGPHTSMPARRAFSVHDVKPDYGGTVELVFAVRGRGTAWLAERKARDTLDLVGPLGRPFPVPRDPCTCVLVGGEYGSASLFALADTLQQRGCRVDFVLGAASADRVFGALRARRMGETITLTTEDGSLGLRGLVTDALPSVIADARADVVYACGPMSMLRGVTAVAVEFDIPVQVSVEEAMACGYGVCMTCVLPVIGDDGVTRMARSCVDGPVFRGERVRFEDVGTIPFDALGAPGGRVQEGGAHSRNVS, encoded by the coding sequence GTGAAGGAGACGGCCGGAACTCCGGTGCAGGTGACGGGCACGGTGCTGACGACGCGCCGCGTCGACGCCTACCACGCCCTGACCGTGGTGGCGCCGGGCATCGCCGAGCGCTTCCGTCCCGGCCACTTCGTCTCCGTGGCCGTCGGCGGCCCGCACACGTCCATGCCCGCGCGCCGCGCCTTTTCGGTGCACGACGTCAAGCCCGACTACGGCGGCACGGTGGAGCTGGTCTTCGCCGTGCGCGGCCGGGGGACCGCGTGGCTGGCCGAGCGCAAGGCCAGGGACACCCTGGACCTGGTGGGCCCGCTCGGCCGCCCGTTCCCCGTGCCCCGCGACCCCTGCACGTGCGTGCTGGTCGGCGGCGAGTACGGCTCGGCGTCGCTGTTCGCGCTCGCCGACACCCTGCAGCAGCGCGGCTGCCGGGTCGACTTCGTGCTCGGCGCCGCCTCCGCCGACCGCGTCTTCGGCGCGCTGCGGGCCCGCCGCATGGGGGAGACCATCACCCTGACCACCGAGGACGGCTCGCTCGGCCTGCGCGGCCTCGTCACCGACGCGCTGCCCTCGGTGATCGCCGACGCGCGCGCCGACGTGGTGTACGCCTGCGGGCCGATGTCCATGCTGCGCGGCGTCACCGCCGTCGCGGTCGAGTTCGACATCCCCGTGCAGGTGTCGGTCGAGGAGGCGATGGCCTGCGGGTACGGCGTCTGCATGACGTGCGTGCTGCCCGTCATCGGCGACGACGGCGTCACGCGCATGGCACGCTCGTGCGTGGACGGCCCGGTCTTCCGCGGGGAGCGGGTGCGGTTCGAGGATGTCGGGACCATCCCCTTCGACGCCCTGGGCGCGCCCGGGGGACGAGTGCAGGAGGGGGGTGCCCACTCCAGAAATGTCAGTTGA
- the gmk gene encoding guanylate kinase, whose amino-acid sequence MPSTGSPEAAHVSSGPAGKRLTVLSGPSGVGKSTVVAELRRSHPEVWLSVSVTTRAPRPGETHGVEYYFVAGDEFDRMVAAGELLEWAEFAGNRYGTPRAPVERKLADGVPTLLEIDLQGARQVRESMPEALLVFLAPPSWEELESRLRGRGTEPEDVITRRLAAGRVELAAEKEFDVSLVNTAVGDVCARLIALMT is encoded by the coding sequence ATGCCTTCCACCGGCAGTCCGGAGGCGGCGCATGTCTCCTCCGGACCGGCGGGCAAGCGCCTGACGGTCCTCTCCGGGCCGTCCGGCGTGGGAAAGTCCACGGTCGTCGCCGAGCTTCGGCGGTCCCACCCCGAGGTGTGGCTGTCGGTCTCGGTGACCACCAGGGCCCCCCGGCCCGGCGAGACGCACGGCGTCGAGTACTACTTCGTCGCCGGCGACGAATTCGACCGCATGGTCGCCGCGGGCGAGCTCCTCGAATGGGCGGAGTTCGCCGGCAACAGGTACGGAACGCCCCGGGCGCCCGTGGAGCGCAAGCTCGCGGACGGCGTCCCCACGCTCCTGGAGATCGACCTCCAGGGCGCCCGGCAGGTCCGTGAGTCCATGCCCGAGGCGCTGCTGGTCTTCCTGGCCCCGCCGAGCTGGGAAGAGCTGGAGAGCCGCCTGCGCGGGCGTGGCACAGAGCCCGAGGACGTCATCACGCGCCGCCTGGCCGCCGGCCGCGTCGAGCTCGCCGCCGAGAAGGAGTTCGACGTCTCGCTGGTCAACACGGCCGTCGGCGACGTGTGCGCCCGGCTGATAGCCTTGATGACGTGA
- a CDS encoding dihydroorotate dehydrogenase yields the protein MSVDMRTYLAHVELANPITTAAGCAASGAELSQFFELARLGAVVTRSITMAPRAGRPTPRMAETPSGLLNGVGLQGPGVEAFLERELPRLVDRGARAVVSIAGGSVAEYTALARRLSDAPGVAAVEVNLSCPNVEDLGRVFARDPAASAEVVSSVRATLRYDLPVVAKLAPDVADIVAVARSCVDGGADALAMINTPLGMSIDVDTMRPALAAGTGGLSGPAIRPLAVRCLWQVHAALPGVPIVGMGGVASGRDALEMILAGACVVAVGTALFHDPYACLRILRELEELLKERGFERLADAVGLAHRPPGAGPRHRTDLEETSL from the coding sequence ATGTCAGTTGACATGCGGACGTACCTCGCGCACGTCGAACTGGCCAACCCGATCACCACGGCCGCCGGGTGCGCCGCCTCCGGTGCCGAGCTCTCCCAGTTCTTCGAGCTTGCCCGTCTCGGCGCGGTCGTCACCCGCTCGATCACCATGGCCCCCCGCGCCGGGCGCCCCACCCCGCGCATGGCCGAGACCCCCTCGGGCCTGCTCAACGGCGTCGGCCTGCAGGGGCCGGGCGTGGAGGCGTTCCTGGAGCGCGAGCTGCCGCGCCTGGTCGACCGCGGGGCCCGCGCCGTCGTGTCCATCGCGGGGGGCAGCGTCGCGGAGTACACCGCGCTGGCCCGCAGGCTGTCGGACGCGCCCGGCGTCGCCGCGGTCGAGGTCAACCTCTCCTGCCCGAACGTCGAGGACCTGGGCAGGGTCTTCGCCCGCGACCCCGCCGCCTCGGCGGAGGTCGTCTCGAGCGTCCGCGCGACCCTGCGCTACGACCTGCCCGTGGTCGCCAAGCTCGCCCCCGACGTCGCCGACATCGTCGCGGTCGCCCGGTCGTGCGTGGACGGCGGCGCCGACGCGCTCGCCATGATCAACACACCGCTGGGCATGAGCATCGACGTCGACACCATGCGTCCCGCGCTGGCCGCCGGCACCGGCGGCCTCTCGGGCCCGGCCATCAGGCCCCTCGCCGTGCGCTGCCTGTGGCAGGTGCACGCCGCGCTGCCCGGCGTGCCGATCGTCGGCATGGGCGGCGTGGCGAGCGGCCGCGACGCGCTGGAGATGATCCTGGCGGGCGCCTGCGTGGTCGCCGTGGGCACCGCGCTGTTCCACGACCCCTACGCCTGCCTGCGCATCCTGCGCGAGCTGGAGGAGCTGCTCAAGGAGCGCGGCTTCGAGCGGCTCGCCGACGCGGTGGGGCTGGCCCACCGTCCGCCCGGGGCCGGACCCCGGCACCGAACCGACCTTGAGGAGACCTCTCTGTGA
- the pyrF gene encoding orotidine-5'-phosphate decarboxylase: MTSAPIAVALDAPDLETAARWAAAVTPHVSTVKVGLELYLRYGPDVIASVRGATGVQVFLDLKLHDIPNTVAGAARAVARLRPAILTVHAAGGRAMIRAAVENAPHTRVAAVTALTSLSEADLERIGIRGPSGDAVRRLAVEAVGAGAQALVCSPREVAAVRAEVGPDVMLITPGVRPAGAETQDQARVATPEQAVADGADLLVIGRPITGAADPGAAAARIAAALRRVLQA; encoded by the coding sequence GTGACGTCCGCACCCATCGCCGTGGCCCTCGACGCGCCCGACCTGGAGACGGCGGCCCGCTGGGCCGCGGCCGTCACCCCGCACGTGAGCACCGTGAAGGTCGGCCTCGAACTCTACCTCCGTTACGGTCCCGACGTGATCGCCTCGGTGCGGGGCGCCACCGGTGTGCAGGTGTTCCTCGACCTGAAGCTGCACGACATCCCCAACACCGTCGCCGGCGCCGCGCGCGCCGTCGCGCGGCTCAGGCCCGCCATCCTCACCGTGCACGCCGCGGGCGGCCGCGCGATGATCCGGGCCGCGGTCGAGAACGCCCCGCACACCCGCGTCGCCGCCGTCACGGCCCTGACGTCGCTCTCAGAGGCCGATCTGGAGCGTATCGGAATCAGGGGACCCTCCGGTGACGCCGTGCGCCGTCTGGCCGTCGAGGCCGTCGGCGCGGGCGCCCAGGCCCTGGTCTGCTCGCCCCGCGAGGTCGCCGCGGTGCGGGCCGAGGTCGGGCCCGATGTCATGCTCATCACGCCTGGGGTGCGGCCCGCCGGTGCCGAAACCCAGGACCAGGCAAGAGTAGCGACTCCGGAGCAGGCCGTCGCCGACGGGGCCGATCTTCTCGTGATCGGGCGTCCCATCACCGGCGCCGCCGACCCCGGAGCGGCCGCCGCGCGCATCGCCGCGGCCCTGCGGCGGGTGCTCCAGGCCTGA
- the metK gene encoding methionine adenosyltransferase, with translation MSRRLFTSESVTEGHPDKIADQISDAILDAMLKDHPTSRVAVETLITTGQVHVAGEVTTETYVDIPGVIREKILEIGYDASHKGFDGASCGVSVSIGAQSPDIAQGVDDAYEVREGEGSDDLDRQGAGDQGLMFGYACRETPELMPLPITLAHRMARRLSEVRKNGTVPYLRPDGKTQVTIEYDGDRPVRLDTVVVSSQHAPEIDLKEMLTPDVREHVVEPVLAELDIDVEGYRLLVNPTGRFEIGGPMGDAGLTGRKIIVDTYGGMARHGGGAFSGKDPSKVDRSAAYAMRWVAKNVVAAGLADRVEVQVAYAIGKAQPVGVFVETFGTEKVEVSRIQEAISRVFDLRPAAIIRDLDLLRPIYSQTAAYGHFGREEPNFSWERTDRAEDLRQALGL, from the coding sequence TTGTCCCGCCGCCTGTTCACTTCCGAGTCGGTCACAGAGGGCCACCCGGACAAGATCGCCGACCAGATCAGTGACGCGATCCTCGACGCCATGCTCAAGGACCACCCGACCAGCCGGGTCGCGGTCGAGACGCTGATCACCACCGGCCAGGTCCACGTCGCCGGTGAGGTCACCACCGAGACCTACGTCGACATTCCCGGTGTCATCCGGGAGAAGATCCTGGAGATCGGGTACGACGCCTCGCACAAGGGCTTCGACGGCGCCTCGTGTGGTGTGTCGGTGTCCATCGGGGCGCAGTCGCCCGACATCGCCCAGGGCGTGGACGACGCCTATGAGGTCCGTGAGGGTGAGGGTTCCGACGACCTGGACCGTCAGGGGGCCGGCGACCAGGGTCTGATGTTCGGTTACGCGTGCCGGGAGACCCCGGAGCTGATGCCGTTGCCGATCACGCTGGCGCATCGGATGGCGCGCCGGTTGTCGGAGGTGCGCAAGAACGGCACGGTGCCGTATCTGCGCCCGGACGGCAAGACGCAGGTGACGATCGAGTACGACGGCGACCGCCCGGTGCGGCTGGACACCGTCGTCGTCTCCAGCCAGCACGCCCCCGAGATCGACCTGAAGGAGATGCTCACCCCCGACGTCAGGGAGCACGTGGTCGAGCCGGTGCTGGCCGAGCTGGACATCGATGTCGAGGGGTACCGGTTGCTGGTGAACCCGACGGGGCGGTTCGAGATCGGTGGTCCGATGGGGGACGCGGGTCTGACGGGCCGGAAGATCATTGTGGACACCTATGGCGGGATGGCCCGTCATGGGGGTGGGGCGTTCTCGGGTAAGGATCCGTCGAAGGTGGACCGTTCGGCGGCGTATGCGATGCGGTGGGTGGCCAAGAACGTGGTGGCGGCGGGTCTGGCGGATCGGGTGGAGGTGCAGGTGGCCTACGCGATCGGCAAGGCGCAGCCGGTGGGGGTGTTCGTGGAGACGTTCGGCACCGAGAAGGTGGAGGTGTCGCGGATCCAGGAGGCGATCTCGCGGGTGTTCGACCTGCGTCCGGCGGCGATCATCCGTGATCTGGACCTGCTGCGGCCGATCTACTCCCAGACCGCCGCCTACGGCCACTTCGGCCGCGAGGAGCCCAACTTCTCCTGGGAGCGCACCGACCGCGCCGAGGACCTCCGCCAGGCCCTCGG
- the carB gene encoding carbamoyl-phosphate synthase large subunit has protein sequence MAKRTDISTIMVIGSGPIVIGQACEFDYSGTQACRVLRAEGYRVILVNSNPATIMTDPEFADATYVEPITPGIVEQIIAKERPDALLPTLGGQTALNTAVALYEAGVLERYGVELIGADIAAIQAGENRELFKGIVAKVAEEHGLNAESARSAICHTLEECLAAAGTLGYPVVVRPSFTMGGAGSGFAYDEEDLRRIAGAGLDASPTTEVLLEESILGWKEYELEVMRDRADNVVIVCSIENIDPMGVHTGDSVTVAPAMTLTDREYQNMRDVAIAVIREVGVDTGGCNIQFAVDPRTGRMIVIEMNPRVSRSSALASKATGFPIAKIAAKLAIGYTLDEIPNDITRETPASFEPSLDYVVVKVPRFAFEKFAGADRTLTTHMKSVGEAMAIGRSFPEALQKALRSLEKKESSFSWAGDPGGPEDRRRLLEACRTPHDGRLRTMQQAIRAGATLEELYEATAVDPWFLDQLFLIDEEAAALREGELTAATLTRAKRHGFSDAQIAGIRGMAEPEVRALRDALGVRPVYNTVDTCAAEFAAKTPYLYSTYDEETEVPGGDRPKVIILGSGPNRIGQGIEFDYACVHASFELSAAGYETVMVNCNPETVSTDYDTSDRLYFEPLTLEDVLEVVRAERETGPIAGVIVQLGGQTPLGLAQALKDAGVPVVGTSPESIHLAEDRGAFGRVLAEAALPAPRHGTAMTVEQAREVAAEIGYPVLVRPSYVLGGAGMAIVYDEDTLSAYMGRATGDHPVLVDKFLDEAIEIDVDALFDGEELYLGGVMEHIEEAGIHSGDSACALPPITLGGFDIKRIRAATEAIARGVGVRGLLNVQYALSANILYVLEANPRASRTVPFVSKATAVPLAKAAARVMMGASIASLREEGMLPREGDGGTLPLDAPIAVKEAVLPFNRFRGVDIVLGPEMRSTGEVMGIDEVFGTAYAKSQSAAYGSLPTKGRAFVSVANRDKRAMVFPVKALADLGFEILATEGTAEVLRRNGVHAKIVRKQSDGPGTDGEPTIVTRILDGEVDLIVNTPFGSPGQSGPRLDGYEIRTAAVLRGVPCVTTVQGLAAAVQGIQAVAAGSVGVRSLQEHAKRLRG, from the coding sequence ATGGCTAAGCGCACCGACATCTCGACGATCATGGTGATCGGCTCGGGGCCGATCGTGATCGGCCAGGCCTGCGAGTTCGACTACTCCGGCACGCAGGCCTGCCGGGTGCTGCGCGCCGAGGGCTACCGGGTGATCCTCGTCAACAGCAACCCCGCCACGATCATGACCGACCCGGAGTTCGCCGACGCCACCTACGTCGAGCCGATCACCCCGGGCATCGTCGAGCAGATCATCGCCAAGGAGCGCCCCGACGCCCTGCTGCCCACCCTCGGCGGCCAGACCGCGCTCAACACCGCCGTCGCCCTGTACGAGGCGGGCGTGCTCGAGCGCTACGGCGTCGAGCTCATCGGCGCCGACATCGCGGCGATCCAGGCCGGCGAGAACCGCGAGCTGTTCAAGGGTATCGTCGCCAAGGTCGCCGAGGAGCACGGGCTGAACGCCGAGTCCGCGCGGTCGGCGATCTGCCACACGCTGGAGGAGTGCCTGGCCGCCGCCGGCACCCTCGGCTACCCGGTGGTCGTGCGGCCGAGCTTCACCATGGGCGGCGCCGGCTCGGGCTTCGCCTACGACGAGGAGGACCTGCGCCGCATCGCCGGGGCCGGGCTCGACGCCTCGCCGACCACCGAGGTGCTCCTGGAGGAGTCGATCCTCGGCTGGAAGGAGTACGAGCTGGAGGTCATGCGCGACCGGGCCGACAACGTCGTCATCGTCTGCTCCATCGAGAACATCGACCCGATGGGCGTGCACACCGGCGACAGCGTCACCGTGGCCCCGGCCATGACGCTGACCGACCGCGAGTACCAGAACATGCGCGACGTCGCCATCGCCGTCATCCGCGAGGTCGGCGTCGACACCGGCGGCTGCAACATCCAGTTCGCCGTGGACCCGCGCACCGGGCGCATGATCGTCATCGAGATGAACCCCCGGGTGTCGCGTTCCAGCGCCCTGGCCTCCAAGGCCACCGGCTTCCCGATCGCCAAGATCGCCGCCAAGCTGGCCATCGGCTACACCCTGGACGAGATCCCCAACGACATCACCCGCGAGACCCCCGCCTCCTTCGAGCCGTCGCTGGACTACGTGGTGGTGAAGGTCCCGCGTTTCGCGTTCGAGAAGTTCGCCGGCGCCGACCGCACCCTCACCACCCACATGAAGTCGGTGGGCGAGGCCATGGCCATCGGCAGGTCCTTCCCCGAGGCCCTCCAGAAGGCCCTCAGGTCGCTGGAGAAGAAGGAGTCGTCCTTCTCCTGGGCCGGCGACCCCGGAGGCCCGGAGGACAGGCGCCGGCTGCTCGAGGCGTGCCGCACGCCGCACGACGGGCGGCTGCGCACGATGCAGCAGGCCATCCGGGCCGGCGCCACCCTGGAGGAGCTGTACGAGGCCACCGCCGTGGACCCGTGGTTCCTGGACCAGCTCTTCCTGATCGACGAGGAGGCCGCCGCCCTGCGCGAGGGCGAGCTCACCGCCGCCACGCTGACCAGGGCCAAGCGGCACGGCTTCTCCGACGCCCAGATCGCCGGGATCCGCGGGATGGCCGAGCCCGAGGTCAGGGCCCTGCGCGACGCGCTCGGGGTGCGGCCGGTCTACAACACCGTGGACACCTGCGCCGCGGAGTTCGCCGCCAAGACCCCCTACCTGTACTCGACCTACGACGAAGAGACCGAGGTCCCCGGCGGCGACCGGCCCAAGGTGATCATCCTCGGCAGCGGGCCGAACCGCATCGGCCAGGGCATCGAGTTCGACTACGCCTGCGTGCACGCCTCGTTCGAGCTGTCGGCCGCCGGCTACGAGACCGTGATGGTCAACTGCAACCCCGAGACCGTCTCGACCGACTACGACACCTCCGACCGGCTCTACTTCGAGCCGCTCACCCTGGAGGACGTCCTGGAGGTCGTGCGCGCCGAGCGCGAGACCGGCCCCATCGCCGGGGTCATCGTGCAGCTCGGGGGCCAGACGCCGCTCGGGCTCGCCCAGGCGCTCAAGGACGCCGGCGTGCCGGTCGTCGGCACCAGCCCCGAGTCCATCCACCTGGCGGAGGACCGCGGGGCGTTCGGCCGGGTGCTCGCCGAGGCCGCGCTGCCCGCGCCCCGGCACGGCACCGCCATGACCGTGGAGCAGGCGCGGGAGGTCGCCGCCGAGATCGGCTACCCGGTGCTGGTGCGCCCCTCCTACGTCCTCGGCGGCGCCGGCATGGCGATCGTCTACGACGAGGACACGCTGAGCGCCTACATGGGCCGCGCGACCGGCGACCACCCCGTGCTCGTCGACAAGTTCCTCGACGAGGCCATCGAGATCGACGTGGACGCGCTGTTCGACGGCGAGGAGCTGTACCTCGGCGGCGTGATGGAGCACATCGAGGAGGCCGGCATCCACTCCGGCGACTCGGCGTGCGCGCTGCCGCCGATCACGCTCGGCGGGTTCGACATCAAGCGCATCCGCGCCGCGACCGAGGCCATCGCGCGCGGCGTCGGCGTGCGCGGCCTCCTGAACGTCCAGTACGCCCTGTCGGCCAACATCCTGTACGTCCTGGAGGCCAACCCGCGCGCGAGCCGCACGGTGCCGTTCGTGTCCAAGGCGACGGCGGTGCCGCTCGCCAAGGCCGCCGCCCGGGTGATGATGGGCGCGAGCATCGCGTCCCTGCGCGAGGAGGGCATGCTGCCGCGCGAGGGCGACGGCGGCACGCTGCCCCTGGACGCCCCCATCGCGGTCAAGGAGGCCGTGCTGCCGTTCAACCGGTTCCGGGGCGTGGACATCGTGCTCGGGCCCGAGATGCGCTCCACGGGCGAGGTGATGGGCATCGACGAGGTCTTCGGCACCGCCTACGCCAAGTCGCAGTCCGCGGCCTACGGCTCGCTGCCGACCAAGGGGCGCGCGTTCGTCTCGGTCGCCAACCGCGACAAGCGCGCGATGGTCTTCCCGGTGAAGGCCCTCGCCGACCTGGGCTTCGAGATCCTCGCCACGGAGGGGACCGCGGAGGTGCTGCGCCGCAACGGCGTCCATGCCAAGATCGTGCGCAAGCAGAGCGACGGCCCCGGCACGGACGGTGAGCCGACGATCGTCACGCGCATCCTGGACGGCGAGGTCGACCTCATCGTGAACACCCCCTTCGGCAGCCCCGGCCAGTCCGGGCCCCGCCTGGACGGCTACGAGATCCGCACCGCCGCCGTCCTGCGGGGCGTCCCGTGCGTCACGACCGTGCAGGGGCTCGCGGCGGCGGTCCAGGGCATTCAGGCCGTCGCGGCGGGCTCGGTGGGCGTACGGTCGCTCCAGGAGCACGCCAAGAGACTGAGGGGCTGA
- the rpoZ gene encoding DNA-directed RNA polymerase subunit omega, with product MAGTAPLAEGITNPPIDQLLEVVDSKYSLVIMGAKRARQINAYYSQLGEGLLEYVGPLVETHAQEKPLSIALREISEGLLTSEAIEG from the coding sequence GTGGCCGGCACCGCCCCGCTTGCCGAAGGCATCACCAACCCGCCGATCGACCAGCTGCTTGAGGTCGTCGACAGCAAGTACAGCCTGGTCATCATGGGCGCGAAGCGGGCGCGCCAGATCAACGCCTACTACTCCCAGCTCGGCGAGGGCCTTCTGGAGTACGTCGGGCCGCTCGTGGAGACGCACGCCCAGGAGAAGCCCCTCTCCATCGCGCTGCGCGAGATCTCCGAGGGCCTGCTGACCTCCGAGGCCATCGAGGGCTGA